One Leisingera sp. M658 genomic window carries:
- a CDS encoding DsbA family oxidoreductase: MTQMTTVKLDILSDPICPWCYIGKTHLDKALAEVPDHPFVIEWHPFQLNPDMPREGMDRRDYLERKFGGKEGAVKAYAPVVEHAEKAGLTINFEAMTRTPNTLDAHRLIHWAGIEGKQTEVVDALFQAYFVDAKDIGDHTVLAGVAREAGMDADVAARLLQGDSDIQAIQDRDAHSRKMGVRSVPTFIVASQHAVPGAQPPELWKQVIEDIQQQLKDAEAE, translated from the coding sequence ATGACCCAAATGACCACTGTCAAACTCGACATCCTGTCGGACCCGATCTGCCCCTGGTGCTATATCGGCAAGACCCATCTGGACAAAGCGCTGGCCGAGGTTCCGGATCATCCCTTTGTCATTGAATGGCATCCGTTCCAGCTGAACCCCGACATGCCGCGCGAAGGCATGGACCGGCGCGACTACCTGGAACGCAAGTTCGGCGGCAAGGAGGGCGCGGTGAAAGCCTATGCGCCAGTGGTGGAGCACGCGGAAAAGGCCGGGCTGACCATCAATTTTGAGGCGATGACGCGCACGCCAAACACGCTGGATGCACACCGGCTGATCCATTGGGCCGGAATTGAAGGCAAGCAGACCGAGGTGGTGGATGCTTTGTTCCAAGCCTACTTTGTGGACGCCAAGGACATCGGCGACCACACAGTTCTGGCCGGCGTCGCACGCGAGGCCGGAATGGATGCAGATGTCGCCGCACGCCTGCTGCAAGGCGACAGCGACATTCAGGCCATCCAGGACCGCGACGCCCATTCCCGCAAGATGGGGGTACGTTCGGTGCCGACCTTCATTGTCGCCAGCCAGCACGCCGTGCCCGGTGCCCAGCCGCCGGAACTGTGGAAGCAGGTGATCGAAGACATTCAGCAGCAGCTGAAAGACGCAGAGGCCGAATAA
- a CDS encoding helix-turn-helix domain-containing protein, translating to MTSRDPKSLITIARANGGDDAAEPLDLGARVRELRKARDWTLEHAANQAGLARSTLSKIENGQMSPTYEALKKLAVGLQISVPQLFTQPQRGQVNGRMTVTKSGDGSAHATATYEHELLADGMSRKQMLPYRARVRARSLDEFDGWVRHDGEEFLYVLTGVVKLYTEFYEPIEMRRGDSAYYDAAMGHNVISVSPEDAMILWVTSLA from the coding sequence ATGACAAGCCGTGACCCGAAGTCCCTGATTACCATCGCCCGTGCAAACGGCGGAGATGACGCAGCAGAGCCATTGGACCTGGGTGCGCGTGTGCGCGAACTGCGCAAGGCGCGGGACTGGACATTGGAACATGCTGCCAATCAGGCCGGTTTGGCGCGTTCGACCTTGTCCAAGATCGAAAACGGTCAGATGTCACCGACTTACGAGGCGCTTAAGAAGCTGGCCGTGGGCCTGCAGATCTCGGTGCCGCAGCTGTTTACCCAGCCGCAGCGCGGCCAGGTGAACGGGCGGATGACGGTGACCAAATCCGGTGACGGTTCGGCCCATGCCACCGCAACATATGAGCACGAGCTGCTGGCGGACGGTATGTCGCGCAAGCAAATGCTGCCCTACCGGGCGCGGGTACGGGCGCGGTCGCTGGATGAGTTTGACGGCTGGGTGCGCCATGACGGCGAGGAGTTTCTGTATGTGCTGACCGGGGTGGTCAAGCTTTACACGGAATTCTACGAGCCGATTGAAATGCGCCGCGGTGACAGCGCCTATTACGACGCAGCCATGGGGCATAATGTCATATCTGTCAGCCCCGAAGACGCAATGATCCTTTGGGTGACGTCGCTGGCTTGA
- a CDS encoding arsenate reductase ArsC, translated as MNILVLCTGNSARSILLESIFNTLGSGRIRAFSAGSNPTGEVHPQSLVLLEELGHDTAGARSKSSDEFAVQGAPEMDMVITVCASAAGETCPIWPGAPVRAHWGAADPAAADQPEWDTAFRAAYATLEKRAKALLDVPFETMNATELTQQLKRIGEIQ; from the coding sequence ATGAACATTCTTGTCCTCTGCACGGGCAACTCCGCCCGCTCCATCCTGCTGGAGTCAATCTTCAACACCCTGGGCTCTGGCCGCATCCGTGCGTTTTCTGCAGGCTCCAACCCCACCGGCGAGGTGCATCCGCAATCGCTGGTACTGCTGGAGGAACTCGGCCACGATACCGCCGGCGCCCGCTCCAAAAGCTCGGACGAGTTTGCCGTTCAGGGCGCACCGGAAATGGACATGGTGATCACCGTCTGCGCCTCAGCCGCGGGCGAAACATGCCCGATCTGGCCCGGCGCGCCGGTCCGCGCCCATTGGGGCGCCGCAGATCCGGCTGCCGCGGACCAGCCCGAATGGGACACCGCCTTTCGCGCGGCTTATGCCACGCTGGAAAAGCGCGCCAAGGCGCTGCTCGATGTGCCGTTTGAAACCATGAACGCAACCGAGCTGACACAGCAGCTTAAGCGGATCGGAGAAATCCAATGA
- a CDS encoding MIP/aquaporin family protein, translating to MTGQKLLAEGLGTAMLLVGVVGSGIMAENLAGGNVALALLANAVATGCMLYATITTLGPISGAHFNPAVTLAFALRGEHEWRAVTPYVLVQIGGGILGVWACHAMFDLAVLQSSETMHRTGTAQWFSEILATFGLLFVIFGGLRSRPDTVPALVGIYITGAYWFTSSTSFANPAVTIARGFSDTFAGIYPGHIPMFIVMQLIAVGIGHLVLPRLFAPA from the coding sequence ATGACCGGGCAGAAACTTCTGGCCGAGGGGCTGGGCACAGCCATGCTGCTGGTCGGTGTTGTTGGCTCCGGGATCATGGCTGAAAACCTGGCCGGAGGAAACGTGGCCCTAGCCCTGCTGGCCAATGCTGTTGCCACCGGCTGCATGCTTTATGCGACCATCACTACCCTGGGTCCGATTTCAGGCGCCCACTTCAACCCGGCCGTGACCCTTGCCTTCGCCCTGCGCGGCGAACATGAATGGCGTGCGGTGACACCTTACGTTCTGGTGCAGATCGGAGGCGGAATCCTGGGGGTCTGGGCTTGCCACGCAATGTTTGATCTTGCAGTTTTGCAAAGCTCTGAGACTATGCACCGAACAGGAACAGCGCAGTGGTTTTCCGAAATCCTGGCCACGTTCGGCCTGTTGTTCGTGATTTTCGGCGGGCTGCGGTCGCGTCCCGATACAGTGCCTGCTCTGGTCGGAATCTACATCACCGGAGCCTACTGGTTCACCTCTTCGACCAGCTTTGCCAACCCGGCGGTGACTATTGCCCGCGGCTTCAGCGACACTTTTGCAGGCATCTATCCGGGGCATATCCCGATGTTCATTGTGATGCAGCTGATTGCGGTTGGAATCGGCCATCTGGTGCTGCCCCGGCTGTTCGCACCGGCCTAA
- a CDS encoding class I adenylate-forming enzyme family protein → MLSVFDQGPFAPCPSPFNLAAHVLRHAHRLAAKTALSVLAGDASEDWSYARLEAAVRGTGTGLLKAGLQPGDIVLMRLGNTVEFPIAYLGAIAAGLVPVPTSAQLTAPETARMIADLQPAAVLRDPEVPCASHPLQISTADLLEMHRLPPCSYALGDPDRLAYVVYTSGTSGNPRAVAHAHRAVWARQMMVDGWYGLTQDDRLMHAGAFNWTFTLGTGLLDPWAAGATALIPQPGTPPQNLPALLRRHRATLFAAAPGVYRKLLQSGPLELPDLRHGLCAGEKLSQHLRAAWEAATGHRLFEAFGMSECSTFISSSPSCPAQDGSLGKPQPGRRTAILGSGGPVPMGEEGTIAIHRSDPGLMIGYLNAPEETAARYQGDWFLTGDQGAMSKDGQIRYLGRADDMMNAGGYRVSPIEVETALASHPGITQAGAAAVEVKPETFIIAAFYTGPEEVNAAELQAFASQRLARYKQPRAYVYLDALPAGANGKLLRRALPALFKG, encoded by the coding sequence ATGCTGTCCGTTTTTGATCAGGGGCCTTTTGCGCCCTGCCCTTCGCCTTTCAACCTCGCGGCCCATGTGCTGCGCCATGCCCATCGGCTGGCGGCCAAGACCGCACTGTCGGTTCTCGCAGGCGATGCCAGCGAAGACTGGAGCTATGCCCGGCTTGAAGCAGCGGTGCGCGGAACCGGAACAGGGCTGCTTAAAGCGGGATTGCAACCTGGAGATATTGTGCTGATGCGGCTGGGGAACACGGTTGAGTTTCCCATTGCCTATCTCGGCGCCATTGCCGCCGGATTGGTGCCGGTGCCGACCTCAGCCCAGCTTACAGCGCCGGAAACCGCCCGGATGATCGCGGATTTGCAACCGGCAGCAGTCCTGCGCGATCCCGAAGTCCCGTGCGCGAGTCACCCGCTTCAGATCAGCACCGCCGACTTGCTGGAAATGCACCGTCTGCCTCCCTGCAGCTACGCCCTTGGAGACCCGGACCGCCTCGCCTATGTGGTCTACACCTCCGGCACCAGCGGAAATCCGCGCGCCGTGGCCCACGCCCACCGGGCTGTTTGGGCGCGGCAGATGATGGTGGATGGCTGGTACGGGCTGACGCAGGATGACCGGCTGATGCATGCCGGTGCTTTCAACTGGACCTTCACGCTGGGCACCGGCCTGCTGGATCCTTGGGCGGCGGGTGCAACGGCGCTGATCCCGCAGCCCGGAACCCCGCCTCAGAACCTGCCCGCGCTGCTGCGCCGCCACCGCGCGACCCTCTTTGCGGCAGCCCCCGGCGTTTACCGGAAACTCCTGCAGTCCGGACCGCTTGAATTGCCGGATTTGCGGCATGGGCTTTGCGCTGGTGAAAAGCTCTCCCAGCATCTGCGCGCGGCCTGGGAGGCGGCAACAGGCCACAGATTGTTTGAGGCTTTCGGCATGTCGGAATGCTCAACCTTCATTTCGTCTTCGCCGTCCTGCCCCGCACAGGATGGGTCACTCGGGAAGCCGCAACCCGGACGCAGAACCGCCATTCTGGGCAGCGGCGGACCCGTTCCCATGGGGGAAGAAGGCACCATCGCCATCCACCGCTCGGACCCGGGGCTGATGATTGGCTATCTGAATGCGCCTGAAGAAACCGCCGCCCGCTATCAGGGGGATTGGTTCCTGACCGGTGATCAGGGCGCAATGTCGAAGGACGGACAGATCCGCTACCTGGGCCGCGCTGACGACATGATGAATGCGGGCGGCTACCGCGTGTCCCCGATCGAGGTTGAAACCGCTTTGGCGTCGCATCCCGGCATCACTCAGGCCGGCGCCGCAGCGGTAGAGGTGAAGCCTGAGACCTTCATCATCGCCGCCTTCTATACCGGTCCCGAAGAGGTGAACGCCGCAGAGCTGCAAGCCTTTGCATCCCAGCGCCTGGCCCGTTACAAGCAGCCCCGCGCTTATGTGTATCTTGACGCCCTGCCCGCAGGTGCCAATGGGAAGCTGCTGCGCCGCGCCCTGCCCGCCCTGTTCAAAGGATGA
- a CDS encoding multidrug effflux MFS transporter: MSQPQVHSPAHGMAKAEFIALIAMMFATIAFSIDAMLPALPEIGQALSPDDINRAQLVLTSFVLGMGIGTFFTGPLSDAFGRKTVIAGGVALYIAASAVAWKAQSLELLLASRIVMGLGAAGPRVVGIAIVRDLYSGREMARMMSIAMMIFTLVPAFAPMLGAGIIAFSSWRSIFLAFAIFAILIVMWMGLRLPETLAVENRRPFRLPLLLGAVKEMFAHPAVRLSILVQTLCLGMLFTMLTMVQQVYDVIFDRAGSFPFWFGFVALMAGTASLLNAAIVVRVGMRRIVTWSLAAQVCISAIMLVLSGQALPETLLFGLFVAWQTSVFFLAGTTLGNLNAIAMEPMGHIAGMAASVIGAISTVLAAAIAAPVGLLFDGSLLPLAAGLLTMAGLAFLLMLQMARAEAQLPAE; encoded by the coding sequence ATGTCACAACCCCAGGTTCACTCTCCGGCCCACGGCATGGCCAAGGCCGAATTCATTGCGCTGATCGCGATGATGTTTGCCACCATTGCGTTTTCCATCGACGCGATGCTGCCCGCCCTGCCCGAAATCGGCCAGGCACTTAGCCCGGATGACATTAACCGCGCCCAGCTGGTGCTGACTTCTTTTGTGCTGGGTATGGGCATCGGCACGTTTTTTACTGGCCCGCTGTCTGATGCCTTTGGCCGCAAGACTGTCATTGCCGGCGGTGTTGCGTTGTACATCGCAGCATCTGCCGTCGCCTGGAAGGCGCAATCGCTGGAGCTGCTGCTGGCCTCCCGCATTGTCATGGGGCTGGGTGCCGCCGGGCCGCGGGTTGTCGGCATTGCCATCGTGCGGGATTTGTACTCGGGCCGGGAAATGGCCCGGATGATGTCGATTGCTATGATGATCTTCACCCTGGTTCCCGCCTTTGCACCGATGCTGGGTGCGGGCATCATTGCCTTTTCCAGCTGGCGCAGCATCTTCCTGGCCTTTGCCATTTTCGCCATCCTCATCGTGATGTGGATGGGCCTGCGCTTGCCGGAAACCCTAGCAGTGGAGAACCGCCGCCCCTTCCGTCTGCCGCTGCTTTTGGGCGCGGTGAAGGAAATGTTCGCCCACCCGGCTGTGCGCCTGTCTATTCTGGTGCAGACCCTTTGCCTGGGCATGCTGTTCACCATGCTGACCATGGTGCAGCAGGTCTATGACGTGATCTTTGACCGCGCTGGCAGCTTCCCCTTCTGGTTTGGATTTGTGGCCTTGATGGCGGGTACTGCCAGTCTGCTGAATGCAGCAATCGTGGTCCGCGTTGGTATGCGCCGGATCGTGACATGGTCCTTGGCCGCCCAGGTCTGCATTTCCGCGATTATGCTGGTGCTCAGCGGTCAGGCGCTGCCGGAAACGCTGCTGTTCGGCCTGTTTGTCGCCTGGCAGACCAGCGTGTTCTTTCTGGCCGGCACCACGCTTGGCAATCTCAACGCGATCGCGATGGAGCCGATGGGCCATATTGCCGGCATGGCGGCCTCGGTCATCGGTGCGATCTCCACCGTTCTGGCCGCCGCGATTGCCGCACCTGTGGGCCTGCTGTTTGACGGCTCGCTGCTGCCGCTGGCTGCAGGGCTGCTGACAATGGCCGGCCTTGCGTTCCTGCTGATGCTGCAAATGGCACGGGCTGAGGCGCAATTGCCCGCAGAATAA